One part of the Paraglaciecola sp. L3A3 genome encodes these proteins:
- the grxB gene encoding glutaredoxin 2: MKLFQYHHCPYCVRADMVANYKNVSHEKVYLLNDDEQSCYDLIDAKVVPILQFDDGSVMKESLDIVLKLNELGDKSKVITAKNKWHEYEQLFADVKPSTRILTYPRTILIGLPEFATQSAKDYFQAKKEAMIDMPFEQAIIESAQHIELVNGLLAKLPELAINETLAMDDVLLFPMLRNLSMVKGLRFQQQTLLYMQHIATLTQSELYFSKAL; the protein is encoded by the coding sequence ATGAAATTATTCCAATACCACCATTGCCCTTACTGTGTCAGAGCTGACATGGTGGCTAATTATAAAAACGTTAGCCATGAAAAAGTCTATTTATTAAATGATGATGAACAAAGCTGTTATGACTTAATAGATGCCAAAGTGGTGCCTATTTTACAGTTTGATGATGGTTCAGTGATGAAAGAGAGTTTAGACATAGTGCTTAAACTTAATGAACTGGGTGATAAAAGTAAGGTGATTACAGCTAAAAACAAATGGCATGAATACGAACAACTGTTTGCCGATGTAAAACCTTCAACCCGGATTTTGACTTATCCTCGTACTATTTTGATTGGTTTACCTGAATTTGCAACACAATCTGCTAAAGATTATTTTCAAGCTAAAAAAGAAGCCATGATAGATATGCCTTTTGAACAAGCAATAATCGAATCGGCACAACATATAGAATTGGTTAATGGGCTATTAGCCAAGCTTCCAGAGTTAGCTATCAATGAAACTTTAGCTATGGACGACGTGTTATTGTTTCCCATGTTACGCAATTTGAGCATGGTTAAAGGTTTACGTTTCCAACAGCAAACTCTGCTTTATATGCAACATATTGCTACTTTGACTCAGAGTGAATTGTATTTTAGTAAAGCCCTTTAA
- a CDS encoding FKBP-type peptidyl-prolyl cis-trans isomerase, with protein sequence MQEQIKIEDLVEGTGKAAERGALITAHYRGFLADGTEFDSSHKKQQAFQVVLSNKRVIQGWILGLNGMKVGGKRRIWVPATLAYGERKIGNMIPANSDLTFEIELLEVLTRD encoded by the coding sequence ATGCAAGAACAAATTAAAATAGAAGACCTAGTTGAAGGGACAGGTAAAGCTGCCGAGCGTGGTGCGCTCATCACTGCGCATTATCGAGGCTTTTTAGCTGATGGCACTGAATTTGATTCGTCCCATAAAAAACAACAAGCCTTTCAAGTTGTGTTAAGTAACAAACGAGTAATACAAGGTTGGATTTTAGGCTTAAACGGCATGAAAGTAGGTGGCAAGCGTCGAATTTGGGTGCCGGCAACCTTAGCTTATGGCGAAAGAAAAATAGGCAATATGATCCCAGCTAATTCAGACCTCACATTTGAAATTGAGCTACTAGAAGTGCTCACCAGAGATTAA
- the ccoG gene encoding cytochrome c oxidase accessory protein CcoG, with amino-acid sequence MANTQKIIPIKIIDVPQATASQTRVHIAKPEQNKIYVRSVKGTIETFRRFFGALSLFIFSAIPWLTYQGQQAILLDFSEQRFRLFNITLWPQDLVLVSWIFVIAAFLLFFITTVVGRVWCGFMCPQTVYTFVFIWLEEKIEGTRNKRIHLDKQHWSLSKVTKKVLKHSAWLAVALFTAMTFVGYFVSIKPLFINFFTFQSTFWPVFWVLLFTFCTYANAGWMREIMCTHMCPYSRFQSAMFDRDTKTVTYDRQRGESRGPRSRKLSTDQVAEKGLGDCIDCNLCVQVCPTGIDIRNGLQYECINCGACVDACNNVMDNMNYPKNLISFTSESQLAGQKAKLFRPKVIGYLFVTMVILAVMALQFNARTVLELNVLRDRTSLYRESNQGMIENIYTLILMNKSQSNMTVSIEKNGLAYDKLIGAKHVELAAGELLRHPISLTVEPNMLDQAITPFEFVLKTDSASGQAIEARQQTTFIYQ; translated from the coding sequence GTGGCAAACACACAAAAAATCATTCCTATTAAAATAATTGATGTCCCCCAAGCTACGGCTAGTCAAACAAGAGTACATATAGCCAAACCGGAACAGAACAAAATCTATGTACGCTCCGTCAAAGGCACTATTGAAACTTTTAGGCGTTTTTTTGGTGCGCTTTCCTTATTCATTTTTAGTGCTATACCCTGGTTAACTTATCAGGGGCAGCAGGCTATTTTATTAGATTTTAGCGAACAACGTTTTCGATTATTCAATATAACTTTATGGCCACAAGATCTGGTTCTAGTGTCTTGGATTTTTGTCATTGCCGCCTTTTTACTATTTTTCATAACAACTGTGGTAGGTAGAGTTTGGTGTGGTTTTATGTGTCCTCAAACCGTTTATACCTTCGTGTTTATCTGGTTAGAAGAAAAAATTGAAGGAACTCGAAATAAACGCATTCACTTAGACAAACAACATTGGAGTCTAAGTAAAGTGACAAAAAAAGTACTTAAACACAGCGCTTGGTTAGCTGTAGCGCTTTTCACTGCGATGACATTTGTCGGTTATTTTGTGTCAATTAAGCCTTTATTTATTAATTTCTTTACTTTCCAGAGCACTTTTTGGCCTGTGTTTTGGGTTCTGCTCTTTACCTTTTGCACCTATGCGAATGCCGGTTGGATGCGTGAAATAATGTGTACACATATGTGCCCTTATTCTAGATTTCAGTCAGCTATGTTTGACAGAGATACAAAAACTGTCACTTATGATCGTCAACGGGGTGAAAGTAGAGGTCCTCGTTCAAGAAAACTGTCCACAGATCAAGTCGCCGAAAAAGGTTTGGGTGATTGCATTGACTGTAACTTGTGTGTGCAGGTTTGCCCTACCGGTATTGATATTAGAAACGGTTTACAATACGAATGTATTAATTGTGGTGCCTGTGTGGATGCATGCAATAACGTTATGGATAATATGAATTATCCTAAAAATTTAATTAGCTTTACCTCTGAATCTCAATTAGCAGGCCAAAAAGCCAAGTTATTTAGGCCTAAAGTAATCGGCTACTTATTTGTGACTATGGTAATTCTTGCAGTCATGGCTTTGCAATTTAACGCTAGAACAGTGCTTGAACTTAATGTACTAAGAGATAGAACATCACTCTATCGAGAAAGTAATCAGGGGATGATTGAAAACATTTATACTTTGATCTTAATGAATAAATCACAGTCAAACATGACTGTTAGTATTGAGAAAAATGGATTAGCTTACGATAAATTAATTGGCGCTAAACATGTTGAATTGGCTGCAGGTGAATTACTACGACATCCTATTTCACTGACTGTTGAACCTAATATGTTAGATCAAGCCATAACCCCTTTTGAATTTGTGTTAAAAACCGATAGTGCTTCGGGGCAAGCTATAGAGGCTCGACAACAAACGACTTTTATTTATCAATAA